The Clostridium septicum genome contains a region encoding:
- a CDS encoding FAD-dependent oxidoreductase has product MRKFDYSNLTGKVVTREDFSYEEDRKSWNRAIEKYPLVIIYCYNREDIINSIKWARDNFVPIRIRSGAHNYEGYSTGNDVAIIDISNMNDIDIDEKNNIVKIQGGVRNRELYEFLGERNYPFPGGGCPTVGVSGLVLGGGWGYSARLLGLASDNLIELELINYNGEKIIANKDKNEDLLWASMGGGGGNFGVVTSMTFNLPEKIKMATLINLDYKNVSMEENINIFEVWQEEFKTLDKRFNFKMGIYNSKEKGRGVRITGLFYGTNEEANIILSPFRNLSKISDFDLEYITVLEANRRIQDSHPPYEKYKSTGRFVYKDYTKEEIIDIVNLVKDREEGSIYAAVSFYGLGGVISNKDKVNTAFYYRDAKFIMGLQSVWEEAEYAPINREWVKEKFKYIKSITKGSFINFPIAELDNYEKEYYGENSIRLRTIKSKYDPEDVFNFPQSIKINND; this is encoded by the coding sequence ATGAGAAAATTTGATTATAGTAATTTAACAGGAAAAGTAGTTACAAGAGAGGATTTTAGTTATGAAGAAGATAGAAAAAGCTGGAATAGGGCTATTGAAAAATATCCTTTAGTAATTATCTACTGTTATAATAGAGAAGATATTATTAATTCCATAAAGTGGGCAAGAGATAATTTTGTACCAATTAGAATAAGATCAGGTGCTCACAACTATGAGGGATATTCTACAGGAAACGATGTAGCAATTATTGATATAAGTAATATGAATGATATTGATATAGATGAAAAAAATAATATAGTAAAAATACAAGGTGGGGTAAGGAATAGAGAGTTGTATGAATTTTTAGGTGAGAGAAATTATCCTTTTCCAGGAGGTGGATGTCCTACAGTTGGAGTTTCTGGATTAGTATTAGGAGGAGGATGGGGATATTCAGCTAGATTATTAGGACTTGCTTCTGATAATTTAATTGAATTAGAACTTATAAATTATAATGGTGAAAAAATAATTGCAAATAAAGATAAAAATGAAGATTTATTGTGGGCATCTATGGGTGGCGGAGGAGGAAACTTTGGTGTAGTTACATCAATGACATTTAACCTTCCAGAGAAAATAAAAATGGCTACATTGATAAATTTAGATTATAAGAATGTAAGTATGGAAGAAAATATAAATATATTTGAAGTTTGGCAAGAAGAATTTAAAACATTAGATAAAAGATTTAATTTTAAAATGGGAATATATAATTCAAAAGAAAAAGGTAGAGGAGTTCGAATTACAGGGCTATTTTATGGGACCAATGAAGAGGCTAATATAATTTTAAGTCCATTTAGAAATCTATCTAAGATAAGTGACTTTGATTTAGAGTATATTACAGTATTAGAAGCTAATAGAAGAATTCAAGATAGTCATCCACCATATGAAAAATATAAATCTACAGGAAGATTCGTATATAAAGATTATACTAAAGAAGAAATAATAGATATAGTAAATTTAGTAAAAGATAGAGAAGAAGGCTCTATATATGCAGCTGTTTCATTTTATGGATTAGGAGGAGTTATTTCTAATAAGGATAAAGTAAATACAGCTTTTTATTATAGAGATGCAAAATTTATTATGGGATTACAGTCAGTTTGGGAAGAAGCTGAATATGCACCTATAAATAGAGAATGGGTTAAGGAAAAGTTTAAGTATATAAAATCAATTACTAAGGGATCATTTATTAATTTTCCTATTGCAGAACTTGATAATTATGAAAAAGAATATTATGGAGAGAATAGTATAAGATTAAGAACTATAAAGAGTAAGTATGATCCAGAAGATGTATTTAATTTTCCACAAAGTATAAAAATAAATAATGATTAA